The Microcaecilia unicolor chromosome 6, aMicUni1.1, whole genome shotgun sequence genome includes a window with the following:
- the SLC25A20 gene encoding mitochondrial carnitine/acylcarnitine carrier protein gives MPKEVQRISVTKNFFAGGVGGVCLVFAGHPLDTIKVRMQTQPKPAPGQLPLYSGTFDCFRKTFVKEGIRGLYKGMAAPILGVTPMYAICFFGFGLGKKLQQKNPDDILTYPQLFAAGMLSGVFTTVIMAPGERIKCLLQIQATSGATKYAGPIDCAKQLYQEAGIRGIYKGTVLTLMRDVPASGMYFMTYEWLKNVLTPEGRSPGDLSIPRVLFAGGMAGVFNWAVAIPPDVLKSRFQTAPAGKYPNGFRDVLRELIREEGMASLYKGFTAVMLRAFPANAACFLGFEVAMKFLNWLAPNL, from the exons ATGCCGAAAGAGGTTCAGCGCATCAGTGTCACCAAAAACTTCTTCGCTGGAGGCGTCGGTGGGGTTTGTCTGGTCTTCGCCGGCCACCCCCTGGATACCATCAAG GTCCGAATGCAGACGCAACCAAAGCCTGCTCCAGGGCAGCTTCCACTCTACTCTGGCACTTTTGACTGTTTCAGAAAGACATTTGTCAAAGAG GGCATTAGAGGTTTGTACAAAGGCATGGCAGCACCTATCCTTGGAGTAACTCCCATGTATGCAATATGTTTCTTTGGATTTGGTTTAGGGAAGAAGCTTCAGCAGAAGAACCCTGATGACATATTGAC ATATCCCCAGCTCTTTGCTGCAGGCATGTTATCGGGTGTCTTCACAACTGTGATCATGGCTCCGGGAGAGCGAATTAAgtgccttctacag ATCCAGGCTACCTCGGGCGCAACCAAATATGCTGGTCCAATTGACTGTGCGAAACAGTTGTATCAAGAGGCAGGCATTCGAGGCATTTACAAAGGAACAGTGCTCACGCTCATGAGAG ATGTTCCAGCCAGTGGGATGTACTTCATGACATATGAATGGCTGAAGAATGTTCTCACACCAGAAGGAAGGAG TCCCGGTGACCTTAGTATTCCAAGAGTTCTCTTTGCTGGCGGTATGGCTGGAGTCTTTAATTGGGCTGTCGCAATTCCTCCTGATGTACTAAAATCTCGGTTTCAGACTG CTCCTGCAGGAAAATATCCCAATGGGTTCAGAGATGTATTACGAGAGTTAATTCGCGAGGAAGGAATGGCATCTCTTTATAAGGGTTTCACAGCAGTTATGCTCAGAGCTTTCCCAGCAAATGCA GCCTGCTTCCTCGGTTTTGAAGTTGCCATGAAATTCCTTAACTGGCTTGCACCAAATCTGTGA